TCCGTAAATGCCCTGCCCGCTGCGGAGGTGTCCCATGGCCCTACAGAATACCAGATGCGCCGTTGAACGGAATGGGAGCATTGAACCGCCCGTGGGCTTAAGGTACAGTTTCCGGAAACGGCGGCGCAGGCGATCCGCTTGTCCCGAAGGGCGCCGCGGAAGGGAGGTCCCCGTGTCCGGTCCCGATTTTTCCGAGATCTTCCGCCGGTACAAGGAGGCCCTCGGTCACGCGCAGCAATCGGAAGGAAGAAATGTCCCCACAGGAGGGAACATGCAGCCGAAGCTCGGATTCTTCAAATTCCTGCTCCCCGCGTTCCTGATCGTGATCGCACTGGCCTCGTCCGTGGTGATCGTCGGGCCCGGGCAGCGCGGCGTGCTGCTGAACTTCGGAGCCGTCTCCCCCAACGTGTGGGGGGAGGGGCTCCACTTCAAGATCCCCGTCTATCAGAACGTCGTGCGG
This genomic interval from Thermodesulfobacteriota bacterium contains the following:
- a CDS encoding SPFH domain-containing protein; protein product: MQPKLGFFKFLLPAFLIVIALASSVVIVGPGQRGVLLNFGAVSPNVWGEGLHFKIPVYQNVVR